One Corynebacterium appendicis CIP 107643 DNA window includes the following coding sequences:
- a CDS encoding arabinosyltransferase domain-containing protein produces the protein MQRSPRWLKRTAMLSGILAFLFFVLTPLLPVNQTQSSFDWPQNGSLNSVNAPLISLAPESMDMTIPLSVTDSLNEGQTNVLSTLPPDSTEALDRGLFITAPEDGGITVSSLNEVIFELTPAEMDKARKANDAALHLTATGDGVTVEVPGTDFSEETDEDMRPQLTGIYSELSEEQAQALIGAGLTAHVDINSRFTSEPTAVKWVAMIGGTLSAIVALWSLARLDLLDGRRLRPLRPEWRTFKPLDAVVVGLLLFWHFFGANTSDDGFLLTMARVANDSDYMANYYRWYGVPESPFGAPFYNLLSLLAQVSTASAWMRLPTLLSGIAIWWVLSREILPRLGTAIASRRVAYWTAAFMFLAFWMPYDNGLRPEPIIALGTIVTWASFESAIASRRLLPAALGTIIAAFTLACGPTGLTAVGVFIVCLPHLLRIVRERTVIAPPGAFVLPFLGLGFAVMIPVFHDQTLAAVLEATSVRAEVGPALEWFNEYVRYSTLFEAAVDGSLTRRYAMFALLFCLGLVLWSMSRFGNVHGAEKDPTKRMLAIFGLSMFFLMFTPTKWTHHFGIYAGLAGAAAALGAVVLAQIAAQSARARTFALAAVMFLMALSLAGWNAWWYVSSFAVPWWDKPVSLKGVQASSVMLALCLITVVVGVVQSLRYNQRRAEADQAGTLRKFKAAQAAEGSRFRTAMTAPIAVASILIVAFSCLTFVKSFVDQAPAYSVGMGNVRSLKGDTCQLSSDVLLETNTNDSFLTPVDGVPLGNSLESGTVRGFHPEGVPAYIDSANEGSASVGAIGNDPAANADTGAGTAANAANSANSDSGDSGTGSSTGTGTDTATGSNTKGDDVTSDTVQSTSRAGTQGNRSADEIGINGSTVRLPFNLDYNRIPVLGTFDEEAQTSSEITTSWFELPEATEEAPLLVASVAGRLEHHDINGEEKEGQTLKLEYGTRNSGGSVTDIGEVEMMDPGPSVKWRNLRYPISDLPEGANVVRLVGADINLDPYEWMALTPLRNPKLEHITDVFDSDTPGLLDWPVALQFPCHRTFNHYAGVTEIPQFRIAPDAPGKEQLSGFQDFMGGGAMSTAEAVNSAYEMPGYLDQDWHRDWGSAYRYVLRTNSRGEAPAEADIYHEQITRSGWWKQSDMKIRDPNENKD, from the coding sequence ATGCAACGCAGCCCGCGCTGGCTGAAACGCACGGCGATGCTCTCCGGCATTCTGGCATTCCTGTTTTTCGTGCTCACGCCGCTGCTGCCGGTCAACCAGACGCAGTCATCGTTCGACTGGCCGCAGAACGGGTCTCTCAACTCCGTCAACGCGCCGCTGATCTCGCTGGCGCCGGAATCGATGGACATGACCATCCCGCTGAGCGTGACGGATTCGCTCAACGAGGGCCAGACCAACGTGCTGTCGACGCTGCCGCCGGATTCGACGGAGGCGCTCGACCGCGGCCTATTCATCACCGCGCCGGAGGACGGCGGGATCACGGTCTCCTCGCTCAACGAGGTCATTTTCGAGCTCACGCCCGCCGAGATGGACAAGGCTCGCAAGGCGAACGACGCGGCGCTGCACCTGACCGCGACGGGCGACGGCGTGACAGTCGAGGTCCCTGGCACGGACTTCTCCGAAGAGACAGACGAGGACATGCGCCCGCAGCTCACGGGCATCTACAGCGAGCTGTCGGAAGAGCAGGCGCAAGCGCTTATCGGCGCCGGCCTCACCGCCCACGTCGACATCAACTCCCGCTTCACCTCTGAGCCCACCGCGGTGAAGTGGGTGGCCATGATCGGCGGCACCCTGTCCGCGATTGTGGCCCTGTGGTCCCTGGCCCGCCTCGACCTGCTCGATGGTCGGCGCCTGCGCCCGCTGCGCCCGGAATGGCGCACCTTCAAGCCTCTCGACGCAGTGGTCGTCGGTCTTCTGCTGTTCTGGCACTTCTTCGGCGCGAACACCTCCGACGACGGCTTCTTGCTCACCATGGCGCGCGTGGCCAACGACTCGGACTACATGGCCAATTACTACCGCTGGTACGGCGTGCCCGAGTCGCCCTTCGGCGCGCCGTTCTACAACCTTCTGTCGCTGCTGGCGCAGGTCAGCACCGCCTCGGCGTGGATGCGTCTTCCGACGCTGCTGTCCGGCATCGCTATCTGGTGGGTGCTCTCGCGCGAGATCCTGCCGCGGCTGGGCACCGCCATCGCCTCCCGGCGCGTGGCGTACTGGACGGCCGCGTTCATGTTCCTGGCGTTCTGGATGCCGTACGACAACGGTCTGCGCCCGGAACCGATCATCGCGCTCGGCACGATTGTCACGTGGGCGTCGTTTGAGAGTGCCATCGCCTCCCGGCGCCTGTTGCCCGCCGCGTTGGGCACCATCATCGCCGCTTTCACCCTGGCGTGCGGGCCGACGGGCCTGACCGCCGTGGGCGTGTTCATCGTGTGCCTGCCGCACCTGCTGCGCATCGTGCGCGAGCGCACCGTGATCGCTCCCCCGGGCGCATTCGTCCTGCCGTTCCTCGGCCTCGGCTTCGCAGTGATGATCCCGGTCTTCCACGACCAGACCCTGGCCGCGGTGCTGGAAGCTACCTCTGTGCGTGCCGAGGTCGGCCCCGCACTCGAGTGGTTCAACGAGTACGTCCGCTACTCCACTCTCTTCGAGGCGGCGGTGGACGGGTCGCTGACTCGTCGATACGCAATGTTCGCGCTGCTGTTCTGCCTGGGCCTGGTGCTTTGGAGCATGTCCCGCTTCGGCAACGTGCACGGCGCGGAGAAGGACCCGACGAAGCGCATGCTCGCGATCTTCGGGCTGTCCATGTTCTTCCTCATGTTCACCCCGACGAAGTGGACCCACCACTTCGGCATCTACGCCGGTCTCGCCGGTGCCGCGGCCGCTCTCGGCGCGGTGGTGCTGGCGCAGATCGCGGCGCAGTCCGCGCGCGCCCGCACCTTCGCGCTCGCCGCGGTAATGTTCCTCATGGCGCTCTCGCTCGCCGGCTGGAACGCCTGGTGGTACGTCTCCTCCTTCGCTGTGCCGTGGTGGGACAAGCCCGTCTCTCTCAAGGGCGTCCAGGCAAGCAGCGTCATGCTGGCGCTGTGCCTTATCACCGTCGTGGTCGGCGTGGTCCAGTCGCTGCGCTACAACCAGCGCCGCGCTGAGGCTGACCAGGCGGGCACGCTGCGCAAATTCAAAGCAGCCCAGGCCGCCGAAGGCTCGCGCTTCCGCACCGCTATGACCGCGCCGATCGCTGTGGCCTCCATCCTCATCGTCGCGTTTTCCTGCCTGACCTTCGTGAAGTCCTTCGTGGACCAGGCGCCCGCCTACTCCGTGGGAATGGGCAATGTCCGCTCTCTAAAGGGCGACACCTGCCAGCTCAGCAGCGACGTGCTGCTAGAGACCAACACCAACGACTCCTTCCTCACCCCCGTCGACGGCGTCCCGCTCGGCAACTCGCTCGAGTCCGGCACCGTCCGCGGCTTCCACCCGGAGGGCGTGCCGGCCTACATCGACTCGGCCAATGAGGGTTCGGCGAGCGTCGGCGCCATAGGCAACGACCCGGCCGCCAACGCGGATACCGGTGCAGGCACGGCCGCGAACGCCGCCAACTCCGCGAACTCCGATTCCGGCGACTCCGGCACCGGTTCCAGTACTGGCACTGGAACCGACACCGCCACCGGCTCTAACACGAAGGGCGACGACGTCACCTCCGACACCGTCCAGTCCACCAGCCGCGCCGGCACCCAGGGCAACCGCTCCGCAGACGAGATCGGCATCAACGGCTCGACGGTGCGCCTGCCGTTCAACCTCGATTACAACCGCATCCCGGTGCTGGGCACTTTCGACGAGGAAGCGCAGACCTCCTCCGAGATCACCACCAGCTGGTTCGAGCTGCCCGAAGCCACCGAGGAAGCACCGCTGCTGGTCGCCTCCGTCGCCGGACGCCTGGAGCACCACGACATCAACGGCGAAGAGAAGGAAGGCCAGACCCTCAAGCTCGAGTACGGCACCCGCAACTCGGGCGGGTCCGTCACCGACATCGGCGAGGTGGAGATGATGGATCCGGGCCCGAGCGTGAAGTGGCGCAACCTGCGCTACCCCATCTCCGACCTGCCGGAGGGCGCCAATGTCGTGCGCCTGGTGGGCGCGGACATCAACCTCGACCCGTACGAGTGGATGGCCTTGACCCCGCTGCGCAACCCGAAGTTGGAGCACATCACCGATGTCTTCGACTCCGACACCCCGGGCCTGCTCGACTGGCCGGTCGCTCTGCAGTTCCCGTGCCACCGCACGTTCAACCACTACGCCGGTGTCACGGAGATCCCGCAGTTCCGCATCGCGCCGGACGCACCGGGCAAGGAGCAGCTCAGCGGGTTCCAGGACTTCATGGGCGGCGGTGCGATGTCCACCGCCGAGGCCGTGAACTCCGCCTACGAGATGCCGGGCTACCTGGACCAGGACTGGCACCGCGACTGGGGTTCGGCCTACCGCTATGTGCTGCGCACCAACTCGAGGGGCGAGGCGCCTGCCGAGGCTGACATCTACCACGAGCAGATCACCCGCTCCGGCTGGTGGAAGCAGTCCGACATGAAGATCCGCGACCCGAACGAGAACAAGGACTAG